The DNA segment TAAAACCTGTAGCAACACCACTTAAACCCTCTTTACCTGCTATTTCTTCAATACGTTTTTTAGCCTGTATTACAAGACTCTGTGCTGTTTCTGAGCTTCGCTTGATATTACCTTGTGTTACTTCATATAATTTAGATTCAGCTTTATCTAGCAGGTCAAAAACATCAGTAGTTTCATCATACGACTCCTCTATAATTTCACTCGAAATCTTTATAAGACTACGCTGTATAAATTTTTGTAGTATAATTCTTGAGTGAAACTCAATATGTGCAGAAGATGATATCTTTTGCGTAAGTTGTATTAAATAAAAATCTCCCCCTGCCAACTCTAGCTTAGCCATTTTTTTAAGCTGTGCCGATACAGTTAACAAGTCTATGGGTTGTGTGTCATTAAAAAGCTCTACAATAGCCTCATAAATGTGTTTGTGGGCATCTTTATAGAAAGCATCGGGTTGAAGAATATCGATAACTTCATCAACCCCCTTTTTGTCGATCATCATTGCTCCTAAAACAGCCTCTTCTAAATCGAGAGCCTGTGGGGGCAATTTTCCTTTCTCAAGGTTGATAATTGTTGACTTATCAACTCTTACCGGGTTCATATTTCTGATATTTTCCATTATGCTAAAGTAGTTAAAATTGAAAAGGGTAGTTTAAGAAATTGTTAAGGCAGATGTGTTGATAAAGTGTTGATAAACCACCCCTTAACTGTTAATAAGTCAAAAAAAATCCGAAGCTGTAAGGCTTCGGATGTATTTTCCCGAAATGGCTTACTATTCTTTATATTCGCCCATATTACTATACTTATCCATCCTTTTTGATAATAAATCGGTTGTTGATAAGTCTTTTAATTCATTATAGGCTTTCAAGATGTATTTCTCCATACTTTTAAAGGTAGTTGCTCTGTCATAATGAGCACCACCAAGTGGTTCTGGAATAATATCATCAATCAATTTTTGTTTCTTCATATCAAAAGAAGTCAGCTTCAATGCTTCGGCTGCTTGTTCTTTAAATTCCCAACTTCTCCATAATATTGATGAGCAAGATTCAGGAGAGATAACAGAGTACCATGTATTTTCAAGCATAAATACTTTATCGCCCACACCTATACCTAATGCACCACCCGATGCACCTTCGCCAATAATAATGGTAATAACAGGTACTTTTAAACGTACCATTTCAAATATATTTCTAGCAATAGCTTCTCCTTGTCCGCGCTCTTCAGCTTCAAGACCAGGATATGCTCCAGGAGTATCTACAAGCGTAATAACAGGGATACCAAACTTTTCTGCCATTTTCATAAGGCGCAAAGCTTTACGATATCCTTCTGGGTTAGCCATACCAAAGTTACGGTACTGCCTTGTTTTGGTATTATATCCTTTTTGCTGACCGATAACCATAAACGACTGACCGCCTATTTTACCAAGCCCACCTATCATGGCTTTATCATCTTTAAAGCCCCTGTCGCCAAAAAGTTCTAAGAAAGTATCTCCCATAAGCGCCTTTACATGATCCATGGTATATGGTCTACTTGGATGTCTAGAAAGCTGAACTCTCTGCCAAGCAGTAAGGTTCTTATATATCTTTTTCTTAGTTTCTTCTAGTTTTTTCTCGATTTGTTTGCATGTATTAGATACATCAACATCCGATTCCTGACCTATAACGGTACATTTATCGAGCTGGTCTTCAAGCTCTTTAATAGGTAATTCAAAATCTAAATATTCCATAATTCCGACAGAATTTTACTTTTGGTTCGAACTACAAAGATAAAAGTTTAAGATTAGATAAAAACAAATCCTAGCCATTTACTTTTCAGTTTTAATATATTTTTTAAGTATTCCGTTGAGAATCACCATTGTTATTATTATTGCAGCCCCTACATAAAATGTCCAACTCATCTTTTCTTTCTCATTAAATACTATTAATGCGAGAATAATCCCATATACAGGTTCTAAATTTATAGTAAGCATTACTGTATAAGGGCTTAAAAACTTCATTATATCTACCGATACGATAAAAGCATACGCTGTGCATATAGAACCTAAAACGAAAAGCCAAAGCCAGTCGGACATTGAGACTATAAAAAAATCAGCTGTAAAACTCCCTGTAAATAATAAGTATAGGGATAGAAAAAGAACGCCTCCAAAAAGTTCATACAAGGATACTACTGATGAATTATATTGCTTGGCATAAATACCGTTAATAGTAGAAAAACAAGCCGATAAAAATGCCGAAGTAAGCGCTAATACTATACCATACATATAATCGCCCTCAAAACGAAAAATAAGGTAAAGACCACCTACTACAAACAACCCAAATAAAACCTCATACCATATTACTTTACGCTTAAAGAAAATGGGCTCTAATAGTGATGTAAAGAATGCTCCTGTGCTAAGGCAAGCCAACGTTACTGAAACATTAGAGACTTTTATGGCTTTAAAAAACGTAAGCCAATGCAATGCTATGATTAAACCTGCTATTAAAAAGCCTACTAATGTTTTGGGCGGTATTTTAAGAGGCATGCGCTTTATAAGCATATAAAGCAAAATAATGAGTACCGCAATAGACATCCTAAACCATACTAGCGGCAAGGCATCAAGCGATATTAATGCGCCTATAACGGCGGTAAACCCCCATATAAATACTATAAAATGGAGCTGTAGGTAACTTTTTATGTTATCTTTTGGCATTTCTTAATAGGAAAATGGCAAGTATGCCGAATGTAATGTTAGGGAACCACACTGCGATAAGCGGCGGAATACTAGACTTCTCTGCCATAGTACCAAAAACCTTATCAAAGAAAATATAGGTAAAGGCAAGCCCTATACCCATAGCAAGGTTTACCCCCATACCCCCCCTACGTTTCATAGATGAAACAGCAACGGCAATAATTGTAAGGATAAATGCCGAAATAGGTATACTGTATTTCTTATACTTAACAACAAGATAAGTATTAATATTAGCCGAACCACTTGCCCGTTCTTTTTCTATAAAACGGTTTAGCTCGCCCAGTGTCATGGTCTCTGCTATATATACAACAGGAGTAAGATCGTCTGGTTCAAAATTAAATTTGAACTTCTTTTCTGTAGCAGACTCAAATGTATCATTTAGTTCCCCTATTGTTCTTTTGTTATATCCTTGTAATGTATAGGTACTATCTTCAGGATTCCATTTTATAGACGTTGCACTAATTTTATACAACATCTCATTATCCTCAAACTTTTCGAGATTAAAGTTATAACCTCTTTTTCGCACGTAATCAAAGCTACTTACATATATCTGCTCGTCAGGACTTATTTGTTTATACACTTCCTGACTCTTCCTTATTTCTTTACGGCTAAGATACTTATACCTAAAATCATTAAAGCCTTTACTGGCTTTTGGCACAAAAAAGAACCCCATTAATAAGGCTAATAACGATATCATGGTAGCACCTATAATATAAGGTCTTAAGAAACGGTTAAATGATATACCCGAACTTAATATGGCTATAATCTCGGTATTATTAGCTAGTTTAGAAGTAAACCATATAACAGACAGAAAAAGAAAAATAGGAAAAAGAAGGTTGGCAAAATAAATGGTAAAGTCAGCATAATATAATGCAACCTGTATAAACGGAACTTTATTTTCGAGTATCCTATTTATTTTTTCTGATACATCTATTACTATACCTATAGGAATAAAAAGTAGCAACATTACAAAAAATGTGGCTAAGTATCGTTTCAGGATATACCAGTCTATTATTTTCACTAGGCTTTTACTTAAATATAATTATAACCTCTGGTTCATATTTTTCACCATCATATCTTTCCACTCACGGAAATCTCCTGCTAATATATGCTTTCTTGCTTCACGAACCAACCACATATAAAAACCAAGATTGTGTATCGTGGCTATTTGTTTACCCAAATATTCGTTAGCAGCAAAAAGATGTCGCAGATAGGCTTTTGAGTACTCTGTGTCTACAAAGGTTATGCCCATTTCGTCAATAGGAGAAAAATCGTCCTCCCATTTTTTATTTTTTATATTGATAGTACCGTTAGCCGTAAACAACATACCGTTACGCGCATTACGCGTAGGCATAACACAGTCGAACATATCGACGCCCAATGCAATGTTCTCTAATATATTTATGGGTGTACCTACTCCCATAAGGTAACGAGGCTTGTCTTCTGGCAGTATACTACATACTACATCCGTCATAGCATACATTTCTTCGGCAGGTTCTCCTACAGATAATCCGCCGATGGCATTCCCTACTGCTCCAGCATTGGCAATATACTCTGCCGATTGCTGTCGTAAATCAGTATAGGTACTCCCCTGCACTATCGGGAAAAAAGCTTGACTGTACCCATATTTATAAGGCAGTTTGTCCAGATGCGTAATACACCTGTCTAGCCAACGATGCGTCATGTGCATCGAGCGTTTGGCATAGCGATAATCGCACGGGTAAGGTGTACACTCATCAAATGCCATGATAATATCAGCACCAATGGTACGCTGAATTTCCATCACGTTTTCAGGTGAAAAGAAATGGTATGAACCATCTATATGCGATTTAAACTTTACGCCTTCTTCTTTAATCTTTCGGCTTGCCGAAAGTGAATATACCTGATACCCGCCACTATCGGTAAGTATGGGTCTGTCCCAATTCATAAATTTATGAAGCCCTCCCGCTTTTTCTAGTATTTCCGTTTGCGGACGCAAGTACAGGTGGTAGGTATTTCCTAAAATTATATCAGGGTTTATGTCATCTCTAAGTTCACGTTGGTGTACCCCTTTTACCGAGGCTACCGTGCCCACTGGCATAAATATAGGCGTTTCTATAACTCCGTGATCAGTAGTTATAGCTCCTGCTCTTGCTTTGCTTTGTGGGTCTTTTGTAAATAAATCAAATTTCATAGCTCTCTTTTACAGCCTGCAAAGATACATTTTAGATTTGAGAATATAGATTGTAGCTATTAGATAAAGTTGAACAGTAAATAACAATTTGATTATATTCGTTTTTTAAACTCCATACATATGAAATTACTATTCATCACCTTTTTTATATTCCGCTCATCCCTAACCTATTCTCAATCTGATAAAATTACAAAAAGGATACTGAAAAATTCTTTCAAGAAAAGTATTAGATATAAAGATTATAACGATTGGAATGATTGGAGTGGTTATTGGGAAACTAATAATATTGACAGCACCTACTATAAATCTGACACTATTATTCTCATTAATAAGATTGGTTCTCCTTCAGTTGGCTGTAAATTTGTGACTTGGGATTTCTACAAAAAAAATCGTTTTTACATTAATGACATTAATACTTGTAATACAATTAGCAGTGTAAGAGTTATAACACGTGATGATTATTATAGAGTTAAGATTAAAGAGAAAGACTCAATTACCTACATCATTACAAAAAGCTTAAAAACGGAAACCATATATAAGGTACTTTCATTTGAAGTATTACCTGACAGAAGAACTTTAAAGCTCCAAAAACTCAGTCAAAGAACTATCAATAGATAAATTATCTAAAACAATTAATTTGCCCCTCATAAAAATTAGGAGTACTTTTGCACCTGTTTAACTAATTTCTACAAATGAAACCTAATACACAACAACTTAACGATTTAACTACTCAGGTAAGAAGAGATATTCTTCGTATGGTGCATGCCGTAAACTCAGGTCACCCAGGTGGCTCACTCGGCTGTACTGAATTTTTGGTAACACTTTACCAAAATTTAATGGAGCGCAAAGAAGGTTTTGATATGGATGGAATAAATGAAGATTTATTTTTCCTTTCTAACGGACACATCTCTCCTGTATTCTATAGCGTACTAGCACGTAGTGGTTACTTCCCTGTAAGCGAACTAGCTACTTTCCGTTTACTAAACTCAAGACTACAAGGTCACCCTACTACGCACGAAGGTTTACCAGGCATTCGTATGGCATCGGGTTCACTGGGGCAAGGTATGAGCGTAGCACTTGGTGCTGCACAAACCAAAAAACTTAATGGTGAAGATAGCCTTGTATATAGCCTACATGGTGATGGTGAGTTACAAGAAGGACAAAACTGGGAGGCTATTATGTATGCGTCGGCTTACAAAGTAGATAACCTTATATCGACCATAGACCTTAATGGTAAACAAATTGATGGTCCTACCGACGAGGTTTTACCAATGGGTAGCCTTAAAGCAAAATTTGAAGCTTTTGGATGGGACGTGCTAGAAATTAAAGAAGGTAATAACATAGAGGCTATTATAGCAGGTATGACCGAAGCGAAAGCCAAAACTGGAAAAGGAAAGCCTGTTTGTGTATTGTTATATACTGAGATGGGTAATGGTGTCGATTTTATGATGCATACTCACGCTTGGCACGGTAAAGCTCCTAACGATGAGCAACTTGAAAAAGCATTAGCACAAAATGCAGAAACTTTAGGGGACTATTAATTATTAGAACATCATGACGAAATATACAAATACAGGAAATAAAGATACACGCTCTGGTTTTGGAGCAGGACTTACCGAACTGGGTAAAACTAACGAAAATGTAGTAGCACTTTGTGCCGACCTTATTGGTTCGCTTAAAATGGATGATTTTAAAAAGAATCACCCAGAGCGTTTCTTTCAGGTAGGTATTGCCGAAGCTAATATGATAGGTATGGCTGCAGGTATGACTATTGGTGGTAAAATACCATTTACGGGTACTTTTGCTAACTTTTCTACAGGAAGGGTTTATGACCAAATACGCCAATCTGTTGCTTATAGCGATAAAAATGTAAAAATATGTGCATCGCACGCTGGGCTTACGCTAGGCGAAGATGGTGCTACTCACCAAATACTAGAAGACATAGGGTTAATGAAAATGCTTCCGGGCATGACGGTTATTAATACCTGCGATTATAACCAAACCAAAGCAGCTACCATTGCTATTGCAGAACATAATGGTCCTGTTTACTTACGTTTCGGTCGCCCATCTGTACCAAACTTTACACCTGAAAATGGTGAGTTTAAAATTGGTAAAGGGGTTATGCTTAACGAAGGTACTGATGTTACTATAGTTGCTACAGGTCACCTAGTATGGGAAGCACTTGTTGCTGCCGAAGCTCTGGAAGCTAAAGGTATCTCTGCCGAAGTTATAAACATACATACCATTAAACCTCTTGATGAGGAAATGATATTAAAATCTGTTGGTAAAACAGGTTGTGTGGTTACTGCCGAAGAACATAATATATTAGGTGGTCTTGGTGAGAGTGTGGCACGCACATTGACTCTTAACAATCCTGCTCCGCAAGAGTTTGTTGCAGTACAAGATAGTTTTGGAGAAAGCGGAACGCCTGCACAACTAATGGAAAAATACAAATTGAATAGCGATGCTATTATTGCTGCTGTTGAAAAAGTGGTAAAAAGAAAGTAATCGTTTTATTTACTATATTTAAAATCCCAATCGAAAGGTTGGGATTTTTTTTTATTTATAAAAATCAAATTATTCATGAAGAAAACCTTTTTTATAACCCTATCCATATCTCTACTTTTTTATTCCTGTAAAGAGAATATTGAAAAGAAAACTATTCCCAAAGAACCTCAAAGAAAGGAAGAGTTTGTCTTAAAAAAAGACACTATTATCTCTACTAAACTAGAATATTCATTACTTGATAATGATGTTGATGTAAAAAACATACAGTTTCAGCTAGATGATGTTACAAGCGGATTCATGCCAAAAGTAGAAACACAGATTTACCCTAGAAATAAAAAAAATAAAAATTTTGTACACTATACTCTGATTAAATACCCTAAAGAACAAGAGCGATTAAAACAGTCGGAACTTCAGGGTATGTTAATTGTTTATGATTCTGTAGACCCGTATCATTATGGAACAGATACAGAAGAATTTATGGATATTTACTTATCTGGAGAAGAAATATACATATATGATAATCAAGTTAAAGTAGGTATGCATTATAAAGATGTAATTAAAAACTTTGGAAATAATTTTACAAAAGTAGATAGTACTATTATATACAAAAAAGATAATCGTACCGCTTTATTTAAGATTAAAGACAGTATTGTAACCCGAATCAGAATTGGTAAATTCCGAAATGATTTAAATACAGAAGAAATTCTCAACAACAATTTATGGTAACAAAAAAAGCCCGTTCATATATGAACAGGCTTTTTTTATTTTTCAATTTTATTGATTTAAAAGCAATTCGGATCTAAATGTTTTTTAATAGTACCACCATCGCAAGTCGGTATATCTTCAAAATCATACACATCATTAGTACCAGATATTGTTATCTCATAACGAGTAGAGTAACCATCGCCATCATCGTCAATATCAAGATAATTTGGAGCATCATCGCCATCAGTATCATAATCATTTATATCAATACCATTTTCTGTTTCATCTTTATTCAATATCCCATCACCATCACTATCTACATAGTTCAAATCATATAACTTAAAGTTAAAAATAAGTGGGCTGTATGCTGGAATATTTACTTGAGCGAGCTCGTAATACCCATAAG comes from the Flavobacterium arcticum genome and includes:
- a CDS encoding acetyl-CoA carboxylase carboxyltransferase subunit alpha, which produces MEYLDFELPIKELEDQLDKCTVIGQESDVDVSNTCKQIEKKLEETKKKIYKNLTAWQRVQLSRHPSRPYTMDHVKALMGDTFLELFGDRGFKDDKAMIGGLGKIGGQSFMVIGQQKGYNTKTRQYRNFGMANPEGYRKALRLMKMAEKFGIPVITLVDTPGAYPGLEAEERGQGEAIARNIFEMVRLKVPVITIIIGEGASGGALGIGVGDKVFMLENTWYSVISPESCSSILWRSWEFKEQAAEALKLTSFDMKKQKLIDDIIPEPLGGAHYDRATTFKSMEKYILKAYNELKDLSTTDLLSKRMDKYSNMGEYKE
- a CDS encoding DMT family transporter, which gives rise to MPKDNIKSYLQLHFIVFIWGFTAVIGALISLDALPLVWFRMSIAVLIILLYMLIKRMPLKIPPKTLVGFLIAGLIIALHWLTFFKAIKVSNVSVTLACLSTGAFFTSLLEPIFFKRKVIWYEVLFGLFVVGGLYLIFRFEGDYMYGIVLALTSAFLSACFSTINGIYAKQYNSSVVSLYELFGGVLFLSLYLLFTGSFTADFFIVSMSDWLWLFVLGSICTAYAFIVSVDIMKFLSPYTVMLTINLEPVYGIILALIVFNEKEKMSWTFYVGAAIIITMVILNGILKKYIKTEK
- a CDS encoding LptF/LptG family permease; amino-acid sequence: MKIIDWYILKRYLATFFVMLLLFIPIGIVIDVSEKINRILENKVPFIQVALYYADFTIYFANLLFPIFLFLSVIWFTSKLANNTEIIAILSSGISFNRFLRPYIIGATMISLLALLMGFFFVPKASKGFNDFRYKYLSRKEIRKSQEVYKQISPDEQIYVSSFDYVRKRGYNFNLEKFEDNEMLYKISATSIKWNPEDSTYTLQGYNKRTIGELNDTFESATEKKFKFNFEPDDLTPVVYIAETMTLGELNRFIEKERASGSANINTYLVVKYKKYSIPISAFILTIIAVAVSSMKRRGGMGVNLAMGIGLAFTYIFFDKVFGTMAEKSSIPPLIAVWFPNITFGILAIFLLRNAKR
- the tgt gene encoding tRNA guanosine(34) transglycosylase Tgt; protein product: MKFDLFTKDPQSKARAGAITTDHGVIETPIFMPVGTVASVKGVHQRELRDDINPDIILGNTYHLYLRPQTEILEKAGGLHKFMNWDRPILTDSGGYQVYSLSASRKIKEEGVKFKSHIDGSYHFFSPENVMEIQRTIGADIIMAFDECTPYPCDYRYAKRSMHMTHRWLDRCITHLDKLPYKYGYSQAFFPIVQGSTYTDLRQQSAEYIANAGAVGNAIGGLSVGEPAEEMYAMTDVVCSILPEDKPRYLMGVGTPINILENIALGVDMFDCVMPTRNARNGMLFTANGTINIKNKKWEDDFSPIDEMGITFVDTEYSKAYLRHLFAANEYLGKQIATIHNLGFYMWLVREARKHILAGDFREWKDMMVKNMNQRL
- a CDS encoding transketolase, with the protein product MKPNTQQLNDLTTQVRRDILRMVHAVNSGHPGGSLGCTEFLVTLYQNLMERKEGFDMDGINEDLFFLSNGHISPVFYSVLARSGYFPVSELATFRLLNSRLQGHPTTHEGLPGIRMASGSLGQGMSVALGAAQTKKLNGEDSLVYSLHGDGELQEGQNWEAIMYASAYKVDNLISTIDLNGKQIDGPTDEVLPMGSLKAKFEAFGWDVLEIKEGNNIEAIIAGMTEAKAKTGKGKPVCVLLYTEMGNGVDFMMHTHAWHGKAPNDEQLEKALAQNAETLGDY
- a CDS encoding transketolase family protein; translation: MTKYTNTGNKDTRSGFGAGLTELGKTNENVVALCADLIGSLKMDDFKKNHPERFFQVGIAEANMIGMAAGMTIGGKIPFTGTFANFSTGRVYDQIRQSVAYSDKNVKICASHAGLTLGEDGATHQILEDIGLMKMLPGMTVINTCDYNQTKAATIAIAEHNGPVYLRFGRPSVPNFTPENGEFKIGKGVMLNEGTDVTIVATGHLVWEALVAAEALEAKGISAEVINIHTIKPLDEEMILKSVGKTGCVVTAEEHNILGGLGESVARTLTLNNPAPQEFVAVQDSFGESGTPAQLMEKYKLNSDAIIAAVEKVVKRK